One genomic region from uncultured Cohaesibacter sp. encodes:
- a CDS encoding DUF2271 domain-containing protein, producing MNKYLASAALASAFVLPAAAQAKPVTFSTTMSNYGGPEAYMVMYVTDASGAYQGSLWMSGSRSKYYRDLRDWSRATGGNSAEVDGITGASVGSGRTLNVTLDLSDALFDAGYELHIDTAVEHMGSAPSEVVVPLDRNNAGKATSGRRFIQSFSFDM from the coding sequence ATGAATAAATACCTCGCTTCTGCTGCTCTCGCCAGCGCGTTCGTATTGCCCGCCGCAGCGCAAGCCAAACCAGTAACCTTCTCAACGACCATGAGCAACTATGGCGGTCCGGAAGCCTATATGGTGATGTATGTCACCGATGCTTCCGGGGCCTATCAGGGTTCATTGTGGATGTCGGGCAGCCGCTCGAAATATTATCGCGATCTGCGCGATTGGTCTCGCGCAACAGGTGGCAACTCAGCCGAAGTGGATGGCATCACCGGTGCAAGCGTTGGAAGTGGGCGCACGCTGAATGTGACATTGGATTTGTCAGATGCCCTGTTTGATGCAGGCTATGAGCTGCACATAGACACAGCTGTTGAACATATGGGCTCTGCTCCCTCGGAAGTCGTTGTACCGCTTGATAGGAACAATGCTGGCAAGGCGACATCTGGCCGTCGCTTCATCCAGTCATTCAGTTTCGACATGTAG
- a CDS encoding FAD:protein FMN transferase has product MSFDIERAGRQQTGLHKHVFNGKTMGTRYSAIIMSEEVQPAEGLKEALYASVDRVDRQMSTWNPDSDLMQLNRAKVGVWTKVPADLFKVLEEAIAINRASSGLFDPAVGSIVDAWGFGATSREPDVKSIGEQLRQTRMPTHALLELDPEQQAVLKKAQVKLDLCGIAKGYGVDAMAEVLKAFDIKSGLVGIDGEMRAIGPKVKDVPWSIALEKPDYNLREAFGMVHLQDAAIATSGDYRHWVKVGNRTFSHTMDPRRNGPLQNNVASVSVIAEHCMTADAWATALMVMGAEAGLHVARAKGIHALFLIRDGETLKQIAVGPAFESTSSDYRSTCWI; this is encoded by the coding sequence ATGTCTTTTGATATAGAACGAGCAGGTCGCCAGCAAACCGGGTTGCACAAGCATGTCTTCAACGGAAAAACTATGGGCACCCGCTATAGCGCCATTATCATGAGCGAGGAGGTACAGCCGGCTGAAGGGCTCAAAGAAGCGTTGTACGCCTCAGTGGATCGGGTGGACAGGCAAATGTCTACCTGGAACCCGGACTCGGATCTTATGCAGTTGAACAGAGCCAAAGTCGGCGTCTGGACGAAAGTGCCAGCAGACCTTTTCAAGGTGCTGGAAGAAGCCATTGCGATTAATCGGGCTTCAAGTGGGCTGTTCGATCCGGCTGTTGGTTCCATCGTAGACGCATGGGGGTTTGGAGCCACGTCGCGGGAACCCGATGTAAAGAGCATAGGTGAGCAACTGCGCCAAACAAGAATGCCGACACACGCGCTTTTGGAGCTGGATCCTGAACAGCAGGCGGTACTGAAAAAGGCACAAGTGAAACTCGACCTATGCGGCATAGCCAAGGGCTATGGTGTGGATGCCATGGCCGAGGTGTTGAAGGCTTTCGACATCAAGAGCGGCCTTGTTGGCATTGATGGTGAAATGCGCGCTATCGGGCCTAAGGTAAAGGACGTGCCATGGTCTATTGCTTTGGAGAAACCTGACTATAACCTGCGAGAAGCATTCGGTATGGTGCATTTGCAGGACGCAGCCATCGCGACCAGCGGCGATTATCGGCACTGGGTAAAGGTTGGCAACCGCACTTTTAGCCATACGATGGACCCGCGCCGCAATGGTCCACTTCAGAATAATGTGGCATCGGTCAGCGTGATTGCCGAGCACTGCATGACGGCGGACGCATGGGCAACCGCACTCATGGTGATGGGCGCGGAGGCCGGGTTGCATGTAGCCCGTGCCAAGGGGATCCATGCCCTTTTCCTTATCAGAGATGGAGAAACGCTAAAGCAGATCGCTGTGGGGCCAGCGTTTGAATCTACATCGTCAGATTATCGAAGCACTTGCTGGATTTAA
- a CDS encoding MFS transporter, protein MMKQITPFILVLATFGIQLSSGINYITFPLALQSQGVTNALIGFVMSCDILALIVFSSRISLIVKKLGVINTIIICSFVRCAVVYFLSNNDMIIGWILGMFLYGLTTNALLVVVQTWLNMVSAGKLKGLIMGLFSSALSLGVALAPILLRFTDMHSRLPFILSSSISLLVLAIMLTVVKSRPSFHSDKKARIGFVFKHAKLILLSTVVGGFCFFGLPSFLTIYGIKNGLKAEDAALLLTMFMLGSVTLGMVVSTLSAFYSHYRLVFICVCTSVFCASFLSLAIYSHLLVALGLLYLWGGCMGGIYALGLNIIGEQFRKEDQMSANMTYTLMDAIGGTIGLCIIGTSMDIVGAEGLSYTIVVAAMCYLVYFFKSVASRFTVAHHQLKPAEQ, encoded by the coding sequence ATGATGAAGCAAATTACACCCTTCATCCTGGTGTTGGCTACGTTCGGCATTCAGCTCTCTTCCGGGATCAACTATATTACCTTTCCTCTCGCACTTCAGTCTCAGGGCGTGACCAATGCACTGATTGGCTTTGTGATGTCATGCGACATTCTCGCATTGATCGTCTTCTCAAGCCGGATTTCTCTGATCGTCAAAAAGCTTGGTGTCATTAACACCATTATCATTTGTTCTTTCGTTCGCTGTGCTGTGGTCTATTTCCTATCCAATAATGACATGATCATCGGCTGGATTCTGGGCATGTTCCTCTATGGCTTGACCACCAATGCATTGCTCGTGGTGGTCCAGACATGGCTCAATATGGTCTCTGCCGGCAAGCTCAAGGGATTGATTATGGGGCTCTTTTCCTCAGCCCTGTCTTTGGGAGTCGCTTTGGCGCCGATCCTTTTACGCTTTACCGACATGCATAGCCGCCTGCCATTCATTCTCAGCAGCTCGATTTCCTTGCTCGTTTTGGCAATCATGTTGACGGTTGTAAAAAGTCGCCCGTCTTTCCATTCCGACAAGAAGGCGCGCATTGGCTTTGTTTTCAAGCATGCCAAACTCATTCTGCTTTCTACCGTGGTTGGCGGCTTCTGCTTTTTTGGTTTGCCATCTTTCCTTACGATTTATGGCATCAAGAATGGTTTGAAAGCTGAAGACGCAGCGCTGCTGCTCACAATGTTCATGCTGGGCAGTGTTACTCTGGGAATGGTCGTTAGTACGCTCTCTGCCTTTTACAGCCACTATCGTCTTGTTTTCATCTGTGTCTGCACCTCGGTCTTCTGTGCTTCATTTCTATCCTTGGCGATCTATTCCCATTTGCTTGTCGCTTTGGGACTGCTCTATCTTTGGGGCGGATGCATGGGAGGGATCTATGCACTGGGGCTCAACATCATTGGCGAGCAATTCCGTAAGGAAGACCAGATGTCTGCCAACATGACCTACACGCTTATGGACGCGATTGGCGGCACGATTGGCCTTTGCATTATCGGAACGAGCATGGATATAGTTGGGGCTGAGGGCTTGTCCTATACCATAGTGGTCGCTGCCATGTGTTATCTAGTCTACTTCTTCAAATCCGTGGCATCCAGATTTACTGTTGCTCATCATCAACTCAAACCTGCGGAACAATGA
- a CDS encoding sugar ABC transporter permease, which produces MRTVSKDRILAGVTLLPSILLVGIFVYGFIGNTFWTSLTDWGGVGALSENPEKNYVGFYNYKDLFVGFLSSGFRQDLVNAIFYSVFLLIGAIGVGLFIAILLDNKPKAEGFFRTVFLYPMSLSFIVTGTIWRWLLAPSGGVNVLPTYVGAEPFNFRWLSSTQSILQFDWQNILSFAFNVISIVLIVIGLWLLGKRSKHAVKWLLAGIMIGILVYLFGDMLPKALIMEEKHGFNLATTGIILATIWQYSGYTMALYLAGFTGISQDLRDAAMLDGASTFNYYRHIAIPLIQPITISAIIILSHISLKMFDLIFAMTGPDNGQTGHPALNMYLTTFRANDFARGAAIAMLLFFLAALFIIPYLISSYRNKDERA; this is translated from the coding sequence ATGCGAACAGTATCAAAAGACAGAATATTGGCTGGCGTCACTTTACTGCCATCGATCTTGTTGGTTGGCATTTTTGTCTATGGATTTATAGGAAATACATTTTGGACCTCCCTGACCGATTGGGGCGGAGTTGGCGCATTATCCGAAAATCCGGAGAAAAATTATGTCGGCTTTTACAATTACAAGGATTTGTTTGTCGGTTTTCTGAGCTCAGGTTTCAGGCAGGATTTGGTCAATGCCATATTCTATTCGGTATTCCTGCTCATCGGAGCCATAGGCGTTGGCCTGTTCATTGCGATCTTGCTGGATAACAAGCCTAAAGCCGAAGGTTTTTTTCGCACTGTTTTCTTATATCCAATGTCGTTGAGTTTCATTGTTACCGGTACAATCTGGCGCTGGCTGTTGGCGCCAAGTGGCGGGGTCAATGTGCTCCCAACCTATGTCGGAGCCGAGCCGTTCAATTTCAGATGGCTCTCCAGTACACAGTCAATCCTGCAGTTTGACTGGCAAAACATTTTGTCATTCGCTTTTAATGTTATCAGCATCGTACTTATCGTGATCGGCCTGTGGCTTCTTGGAAAGCGAAGCAAACATGCGGTAAAATGGCTGCTCGCTGGCATTATGATCGGGATTCTGGTTTATCTATTTGGCGATATGTTGCCAAAAGCGCTGATAATGGAAGAAAAGCACGGATTCAATCTGGCGACGACCGGTATTATTCTGGCTACAATCTGGCAGTATTCCGGATATACAATGGCGCTTTATCTTGCCGGTTTTACAGGTATTTCTCAGGATCTGCGTGATGCTGCGATGTTGGATGGTGCAAGTACCTTCAACTATTATCGGCATATTGCCATTCCACTGATCCAGCCGATTACGATCTCGGCTATCATTATTCTAAGTCATATTTCATTGAAGATGTTCGATCTGATCTTCGCCATGACTGGGCCTGATAATGGTCAAACCGGCCATCCGGCCCTGAATATGTATTTGACCACATTCAGAGCCAATGATTTTGCTCGAGGGGCCGCAATTGCAATGCTTCTATTTTTCCTTGCTGCCCTGTTTATCATTCCATATCTGATAAGCAGCTATCGCAATAAGGACGAAAGAGCATGA
- a CDS encoding PDC sensor domain-containing protein, with product MEILKPHPKLEAAILSCLVVSLICFLAFLIYSKSVDVLEKEIKIGLLSNVSAAATTIDGDLHKTFDQSTARDDPDYLSAITPLEQIRQAATNVRYIYTNILIGDDVFFILNPSPQNDNDGDGQPDEPPALMERYDDAAPELIEALKFQKKVVSDPYTDKWGTFISAYAPFYDAKGDFVGVLGMDLQLDDFYKRIHPIRQAFEKTAFIVVFIGLIIGLLTWLSRKHTAFLSHQNEDLRSEKAKRKGQLDAVKQSFIHLLEYLTGKSGAGGNNAESMAQSWLRYLRRSVQKSFNPQNFAFEEFVADLKAQSANAVSFKISTEGDIPNVVSGDKNALKDMITALVDHIRSMVEQGAVELDIKLVEERVDSLILSFDFAGSNGKLETSALGESLKPDLSRAEDYSEQELRFFSAIATAKAMGGTAGWLNEGEKSSLYLELPINKYQEDTTREAA from the coding sequence ATGGAAATCCTTAAGCCTCATCCGAAACTTGAAGCCGCTATTCTCTCCTGTCTTGTGGTTTCCCTGATCTGCTTTCTGGCTTTTCTGATTTACAGCAAGTCTGTTGACGTGTTGGAAAAGGAGATCAAGATCGGCCTTCTTTCCAATGTTTCAGCTGCGGCTACTACGATTGATGGCGACCTGCACAAAACATTTGACCAGTCCACTGCACGCGATGATCCTGACTATCTGTCGGCCATTACTCCTCTGGAACAAATCCGTCAGGCTGCGACCAACGTTCGCTATATCTACACCAACATTCTGATAGGTGATGATGTCTTCTTCATTCTCAATCCGAGCCCACAGAATGACAATGATGGTGACGGGCAGCCCGATGAACCTCCTGCATTGATGGAGCGATATGACGATGCGGCGCCGGAACTGATCGAAGCGCTCAAGTTTCAAAAGAAGGTTGTTTCAGATCCCTACACTGACAAATGGGGAACCTTTATTAGCGCCTATGCGCCATTTTACGATGCAAAAGGCGATTTTGTCGGAGTGCTCGGTATGGATCTGCAGCTCGACGATTTTTATAAACGCATTCATCCAATCAGACAGGCCTTTGAAAAGACGGCTTTCATTGTGGTCTTTATTGGCCTGATCATTGGTTTGCTCACTTGGTTGTCGAGAAAACACACGGCCTTTCTTAGCCATCAGAATGAAGACTTGCGCTCGGAAAAGGCCAAGCGGAAGGGTCAGCTGGACGCAGTGAAGCAAAGCTTCATTCATCTGCTTGAGTATCTTACAGGAAAATCCGGGGCCGGTGGCAACAATGCGGAAAGCATGGCCCAGAGTTGGCTACGGTATTTAAGACGCAGCGTCCAGAAATCCTTTAATCCTCAAAATTTTGCTTTTGAAGAATTCGTTGCGGATTTGAAAGCGCAGTCAGCTAACGCTGTTTCGTTTAAGATTTCGACAGAGGGCGACATTCCCAATGTCGTGTCAGGAGACAAAAATGCTCTCAAAGACATGATCACGGCTTTGGTTGATCACATCCGGTCAATGGTAGAACAGGGCGCAGTGGAGCTTGACATCAAGTTGGTTGAAGAAAGGGTCGATAGTCTAATTCTGTCTTTTGACTTTGCTGGGTCAAATGGCAAATTGGAAACCAGTGCACTTGGTGAGAGCCTTAAGCCTGATCTTTCCAGAGCAGAAGACTACAGCGAACAAGAGTTGCGTTTCTTCAGCGCCATCGCCACAGCGAAGGCCATGGGAGGCACAGCCGGTTGGCTCAATGAAGGCGAAAAATCGAGCCTGTATCTGGAATTGCCAATCAACAAATATCAAGAAGACACAACCCGTGAGGCTGCATGA
- a CDS encoding carbohydrate ABC transporter permease, translating to MKKKTVKPSRVVLYVVLLLLVVVYLLPAYLTLITALKDPSEISLPHSWDFPAIFNWKSFSEAFALLKPNIVNSFILTICATAISIALGSINGYVFSKWKFKGSELIFTLLLFGMFIPYQVILIPLFQTLRAMNLYGGLPGLILAHVVYGLPITSLIFRNFYMQIPDSLVESATLDGAGFFSIYTQVIFPLSIPGFVVTSIWQSTQIWNEFLWGITLTRHSANPITVGLAQLAGGQAVSWNLPMAGSILAALPVLFIYIVMGRYFIRGLLAGSVKG from the coding sequence ATGAAAAAGAAAACGGTCAAACCGTCTCGAGTAGTCCTGTATGTGGTTCTATTGCTTCTGGTCGTGGTCTATTTGCTGCCTGCATATCTGACATTGATCACGGCCCTGAAAGATCCATCGGAAATCAGTTTGCCCCATTCATGGGATTTCCCTGCAATATTCAACTGGAAAAGCTTCAGTGAAGCTTTCGCCTTGTTGAAACCGAACATAGTCAATTCCTTTATCCTGACGATTTGCGCAACAGCGATTTCAATCGCTCTGGGGAGCATCAACGGCTACGTATTCTCAAAATGGAAATTCAAGGGTAGCGAGTTGATATTCACGCTATTGCTATTCGGGATGTTCATTCCTTATCAGGTTATTCTTATCCCGCTGTTCCAGACATTGAGAGCAATGAACCTATATGGCGGTTTGCCGGGGCTGATATTGGCGCATGTTGTCTATGGCCTGCCGATCACCTCCCTCATTTTCCGAAATTTCTATATGCAGATACCTGACTCATTGGTCGAATCCGCGACCTTGGACGGAGCTGGCTTTTTCTCTATCTACACTCAGGTTATCTTCCCACTTTCCATTCCCGGATTTGTCGTTACGTCCATCTGGCAATCGACACAGATTTGGAATGAGTTCCTGTGGGGAATCACATTGACGAGACACTCGGCAAATCCGATCACAGTCGGTCTTGCCCAGTTGGCAGGCGGGCAGGCCGTCAGCTGGAATTTGCCAATGGCAGGTTCAATCTTGGCCGCTCTTCCAGTCTTGTTCATATATATCGTGATGGGACGATATTTCATCAGGGGGCTTCTTGCCGGTTCGGTTAAAGGGTAA
- a CDS encoding response regulator transcription factor, which produces MRVLLVEDDTVLGSAVRDQIAADGHSVDWVQRLDAASDYILTAPYELVLLDLMLPDGLGIPFLKKLRGSGDVTPVIILTALDQISDRIDGLNAGADDYLVKPFDLQELTARLKAVARRYSGNPNPIVKLGALEVDIAARSISREGKKVSLTAREWALFEAFLQHPGNLLSKSQLEENLYAFDSEIESNTIEVHISRMRKKLGSGIIETVRGMGYRLEQP; this is translated from the coding sequence ATGCGGGTCTTGTTGGTCGAGGATGACACGGTATTGGGGTCCGCGGTGCGCGACCAGATTGCCGCAGACGGGCACAGCGTAGATTGGGTGCAGCGTCTTGATGCCGCAAGCGATTATATTCTCACAGCGCCTTATGAGTTGGTCCTGCTGGACCTCATGCTGCCAGACGGTCTCGGCATTCCGTTCCTCAAGAAATTGCGCGGATCAGGCGATGTGACACCGGTGATCATTCTCACAGCACTGGATCAGATCTCTGACCGGATAGATGGCCTCAATGCCGGTGCTGATGACTATCTGGTCAAGCCTTTTGACCTTCAGGAATTAACGGCGCGCCTCAAGGCTGTTGCCAGACGCTATAGTGGCAATCCCAATCCGATTGTCAAACTTGGTGCCTTGGAAGTTGATATCGCCGCTCGCTCCATCTCACGCGAAGGCAAAAAAGTCAGCCTCACTGCAAGGGAATGGGCCTTGTTTGAAGCCTTCTTGCAACATCCGGGCAATCTCCTTTCCAAAAGCCAGCTTGAGGAAAACCTTTATGCATTTGACTCGGAAATCGAGAGCAACACCATCGAGGTTCACATCTCTCGCATGCGCAAGAAACTGGGTTCTGGGATTATAGAAACCGTGCGTGGTATGGGCTATCGGCTGGAGCAGCCATGA
- a CDS encoding glutamate decarboxylase, with product MRPARNVERWMMQMEKEFTSCLCDFGMAPAKAYEQISRELEGDGDPHQDLGSFTAIHMQPEADRLIYDHLGKNLANQNEYGETTHLHKRLVQTIADLLGSTNAQEAAGCSTSGSSEACAIAMLMHKWLWQSNASSGQLHRTPNIILGKNTHLVWRKFALYLGVEVREASFDDINCYPLQTVVDLVDENTICVVAVMGSTFSGFCDPVEKLNDALTELNERNGWNVGIHVDGAIGGFILPFINDPDKPVWDFALPLVRSINLSGHKFGLVYPGLGWLILRDKSMVPDAMNMTASYLTGNTQSYSISFSRSSSLVVAQYFNFLHYGRAGYSAIIERCLKNTRHVAASLEATGCFDIISTLSLPVIAFSLKPDCPLREEVLTSDLRKKGWMLPFYAMPQNINRKVMRIVIREDMSRARLDALLEDIREILSVRTGSIPAFKQAV from the coding sequence ATGCGACCGGCAAGGAATGTCGAAAGATGGATGATGCAAATGGAAAAAGAATTCACTAGTTGTCTGTGCGATTTCGGAATGGCTCCGGCAAAAGCTTATGAGCAGATATCTCGTGAGCTAGAAGGAGACGGAGACCCTCATCAGGATCTGGGCAGCTTCACTGCCATTCACATGCAGCCCGAAGCCGACCGCTTGATTTACGACCATCTTGGTAAAAATCTCGCCAATCAAAATGAATATGGTGAAACGACGCATCTGCATAAAAGGCTCGTTCAAACTATTGCAGACCTTCTGGGATCGACAAATGCACAAGAGGCTGCCGGTTGCTCAACCTCCGGGTCGTCCGAAGCTTGTGCCATCGCGATGCTGATGCACAAATGGCTCTGGCAATCAAATGCATCCAGCGGCCAGTTGCATCGTACCCCCAATATCATTCTCGGCAAGAACACACATTTGGTCTGGCGTAAATTTGCACTTTATCTCGGCGTTGAAGTCCGGGAGGCAAGTTTTGACGACATCAATTGCTATCCGTTGCAAACGGTTGTTGATCTCGTGGATGAAAACACAATTTGCGTGGTTGCCGTCATGGGCTCAACCTTCTCTGGTTTTTGCGATCCGGTAGAAAAGCTCAATGATGCTCTCACCGAGTTGAACGAACGTAACGGCTGGAATGTCGGCATTCACGTCGATGGCGCCATCGGAGGCTTTATCCTGCCATTTATTAACGATCCCGACAAACCGGTTTGGGATTTTGCTTTACCTCTTGTGCGTTCGATCAATCTTTCAGGACATAAATTCGGGCTGGTTTATCCAGGTCTTGGCTGGCTTATCCTGCGGGACAAGTCCATGGTTCCCGATGCGATGAACATGACTGCGAGCTACCTTACCGGTAATACTCAGTCCTATTCGATTTCCTTTTCTCGTTCATCATCACTGGTCGTGGCGCAATATTTCAATTTTCTGCACTATGGTCGGGCCGGATATAGCGCCATTATTGAGCGCTGCTTGAAAAATACGCGTCATGTTGCCGCGAGCCTTGAGGCAACAGGATGCTTTGACATCATCAGTACGCTTTCTTTGCCAGTTATTGCTTTTAGCCTCAAGCCGGACTGCCCTCTGAGGGAGGAAGTCTTGACCAGCGATCTCAGAAAAAAGGGTTGGATGCTGCCCTTTTATGCAATGCCGCAGAACATCAATCGCAAGGTGATGAGGATCGTGATCCGGGAAGACATGAGCCGCGCCAGACTGGATGCTTTGCTTGAAGACATCAGGGAAATTCTGAGTGTGCGGACAGGAAGCATTCCCGCATTTAAACAGGCAGTTTGA
- a CDS encoding PepSY domain-containing protein encodes MQQLIHKITGLFLMPLVLVIAISGAALSIYPVLEQTSQSTGSATNLSVAELASTVKQSHPGTSQIVRHASGQIVAYYFENGNSGSDLIDPTTGKSLGAYQPSQTRIWLTDLHRSLFMGDGGRMTAGLGAAVMLLICVSGLIMIKRRMGGWRQLFGPIRGTLSQRLHLEVARMAIVGLSLSAITGLYMTAATFGLAPDGSGSNIAFPDVNGGTPAPIVSLEGLQNVSVTQLRDLTFPYNGDASDAFTLTTANGSGYVDQATGALLAYTPNSSAKQIYEFIYMLHTGDGLAPLALLLGFASLGVPAMGATGALIWWKKRQSKPRIANNTKPRDADAVILVGSEGNSTWGFAHSLHDGLSRVGLRVHTAKMNDMAKTYPNANQIYVLTATYGDGEAPASANQFMTRLDAYEGDKSVSIAILGFGDKQFSQFCQFAFTVGELFTRNGWHQFMPLATINRKSVQEFARWSNALSQNLGISLELEPVQIDVKRHRLKLVSRADYGHEVQAPTSVFRFEVANETKSWMSRLVGGRLPAFEPGDLLAITPEGDSVPRYYSLASGRKNGFVEICVRNVPGGLCSGQLHGLKPGDHIEAAFQANPGFRLKDSRVPVILIGAGAGIAPLVGFIRNNHRKRPMRLYFGARHPQSDFLYRHELGEWHTSGFLHSLKAAFSRTQQRLYVQDRLRQDAAELAALVRDGAQIMVCGGRGMAKGIEETLTDILQSTGVDLKELRKEGRYVEDVF; translated from the coding sequence ATGCAGCAGCTTATTCATAAAATAACCGGCCTCTTTCTCATGCCTCTTGTTCTGGTTATCGCCATCAGCGGGGCAGCCCTTTCCATTTATCCTGTACTGGAACAAACCAGCCAATCAACAGGTTCCGCTACCAACCTGTCAGTTGCGGAGCTGGCTAGCACAGTTAAACAGAGCCATCCAGGTACATCCCAAATCGTTCGCCACGCCTCCGGGCAGATCGTTGCCTACTATTTTGAGAATGGCAATTCCGGTTCAGACCTTATCGATCCGACCACGGGCAAAAGTCTTGGGGCCTACCAGCCATCTCAGACCCGGATTTGGCTCACCGATTTGCATCGGTCCCTGTTTATGGGCGATGGCGGGCGCATGACCGCCGGTTTGGGGGCGGCGGTCATGCTGCTCATCTGTGTGTCTGGCCTGATTATGATCAAACGCCGAATGGGGGGCTGGCGTCAGCTCTTCGGTCCGATCCGGGGAACGCTGTCCCAACGTCTGCACCTTGAAGTGGCTCGGATGGCCATTGTTGGCTTAAGCCTGAGTGCCATTACGGGCCTTTATATGACCGCCGCTACATTCGGGCTTGCGCCGGACGGCTCCGGTTCGAACATCGCTTTCCCTGATGTCAATGGAGGAACACCAGCCCCCATCGTCTCCCTTGAAGGGCTGCAGAATGTGTCGGTGACACAATTGCGCGACCTGACCTTCCCCTACAACGGGGATGCAAGTGACGCATTTACGCTGACGACCGCCAACGGCTCTGGATATGTGGATCAGGCAACCGGTGCGCTATTGGCTTATACGCCCAATAGCAGTGCAAAACAGATTTATGAATTCATCTATATGCTGCATACCGGTGACGGACTTGCGCCGCTCGCTCTGCTGCTCGGTTTTGCTTCACTAGGCGTGCCTGCCATGGGAGCAACCGGAGCGCTTATCTGGTGGAAGAAAAGACAAAGCAAACCAAGGATTGCCAACAACACAAAACCAAGGGATGCCGATGCGGTCATTCTCGTCGGAAGCGAAGGCAATAGCACCTGGGGTTTTGCGCACAGCCTTCACGACGGGTTGTCCAGAGTCGGATTGCGAGTTCATACCGCCAAAATGAATGATATGGCCAAAACTTACCCTAATGCGAACCAGATCTACGTCCTCACAGCCACGTATGGAGATGGCGAGGCGCCCGCATCTGCCAACCAGTTTATGACGAGACTGGATGCCTATGAGGGCGACAAAAGTGTTTCCATAGCCATACTTGGATTTGGTGACAAACAGTTCTCGCAATTCTGTCAATTTGCCTTCACGGTTGGCGAACTCTTTACCCGGAACGGTTGGCATCAGTTTATGCCACTAGCCACGATCAACCGTAAATCCGTGCAGGAGTTCGCTCGTTGGAGTAACGCCTTGTCTCAAAATCTTGGCATCTCTCTGGAACTGGAGCCCGTTCAGATTGATGTGAAACGCCACAGATTGAAGCTCGTTTCAAGGGCTGATTATGGGCATGAAGTGCAGGCACCGACCTCAGTATTCCGGTTTGAGGTGGCCAATGAAACAAAATCATGGATGTCGCGCCTGGTGGGCGGAAGGCTGCCTGCTTTCGAGCCCGGAGATCTGCTCGCCATCACGCCAGAGGGAGATAGCGTTCCACGCTATTATTCGCTTGCATCCGGCCGCAAGAACGGCTTTGTCGAAATTTGCGTGCGCAATGTTCCCGGCGGTCTTTGCTCTGGGCAGCTGCATGGCCTCAAGCCAGGCGATCACATCGAGGCAGCCTTTCAGGCCAATCCCGGCTTTCGTCTGAAAGATTCCAGGGTTCCGGTTATTCTGATTGGTGCAGGGGCCGGTATTGCGCCTCTTGTTGGCTTCATCCGAAATAATCACCGCAAGAGACCAATGCGCCTTTATTTCGGCGCTCGTCACCCGCAGTCGGATTTCCTTTACCGTCACGAATTGGGTGAATGGCACACGAGCGGATTCCTGCATTCCTTGAAGGCAGCTTTCTCGCGCACGCAGCAGCGGCTCTATGTGCAGGATCGGTTGCGTCAGGATGCGGCAGAACTTGCGGCGCTCGTGCGAGATGGAGCCCAGATCATGGTCTGCGGTGGACGCGGCATGGCCAAAGGCATTGAAGAAACGCTGACAGATATACTGCAATCCACCGGGGTTGATCTGAAAGAGCTGAGAAAGGAAGGACGGTATGTTGAAGATGTCTTTTGA